The stretch of DNA GGCAACTTGCTTGCCTTCCAGACCCAACTGGAATGCCAGCTCGCGACCCTGGAATGGCTGAGCGCCAACCAGTGGATCGATAGTGGCTTTCAGAATTTTTTCTGGGGTTTCTTCAGCGATCTTCTCAATGTCCACACCACCTTCGGTGGAGGCCATGAACACGATGCGACGGCTCGAACGGTCAACGACAGCGCCCAGGTACAGCTCTTTAGCGATATCAGTGCACGATTCAACCAGGATCTTGGTGACTGGCTGGCCATTGGCATCAGTCTGGTAAGTCACCAGACGCTTGCCCAGCCACTGCTGAGCGAAGGCTTTGGCGTCTTCTTTGCTGCGAACCAGCTTAACGCCGCCCGCTTTACCGCGACCACCAGCGTGGACCTGGGCTTTGACAACCCACTCGGTGCCGCCGATTTTGTCGCAAGCTTCTGCTGCTGCTTCCGGGGTGTCTACTGCGTAACCCTTGGATACTGGCAGGCCGTATTCAGCGAACAGCTGCTTACCCTGATACTCGTGAAGATTCATGCTTATTACCGTCTTCGTTAGGTACTGCGCATTCGGCGCTGCGCTCTTTATTGAGTGCCGCGCCACCTGTGACTGCTGCTTGCACAGTCAAACCACCAAAGGCCTGAACCCTGGGTGGTGAAACTGCGCAAGACTGCGTCCAGCGGATATTCCGCGGTGAGTCTTGCGCACAAGGCTCACGACGGGCAACCGCCGTGGTTTCTTATTATCTCGCTTAGCGCTTCTTCTTGTTGGCGATGTGGATGGCATGGCCATTCACTGCCAACGCGGCTTCGTGCAGCGCTTCGGACAGGGTCGGATGGGAGAAAACCATCATGCCGATGTCTTCGGCGCTGGTGCCGAATTCCATACCGATTGCGCCTTGCTGAACCAGTTCTGCTGCGCCTGGGCCGATCACATGGACGCCCAATACGCGGTCAGTCTTGGCATCAGCGATGACTTTGACAAAACCACCGGTGTCGTTGGCTGCCATGGCACGGCCAGAAGCGGCAAACGGGAAGGTGCCGACGTTAACTTCAACGCCTTCAGCTTTCAACTGCTGTTCGTTCTTGCCGACCCATGCAATTTCCGGGTGGGTGTAGATAACCGACGGGATCAGGTCGTAGTTCATCTGGGTCTTGTGACCCTTGATGCGCTCGACAACCATGATGCCTTCTTCGGAAGCCTTGTGCGCCAGCATCATGCCGCGAACCACGTCGCCAATGGCGTAGACGCCCGGCACGGTGGTAGCGCAGTGATCGTCAACGTGGATGAAACCACGCTCGTCGATGTTCACGCCGCTGTCGGAAGCCAGCAGGTCAGTGGTCACCGGACGGCGACCAACGGCTACGATCAGCTTGTCGAAAGTGATGGTCTGTTCGCCATCCTTGTCGGTGTAGGTCACGACAACTTCTTCGCCGTTAACCTTGGAACCGGTAACACGAGCGCCCAGCTTGATGTCCAGACCTTGTTTGGTCAGGGTTTTCAGCGCTTCTTTGGACACTGCGGTGTCGGCAGCCAGCAGGAACGTGTCCAGGGCTTCCAGCACGGTCACTTCGGAACCCAGGCGGGACCAGACCGAACCCAGTTCCAGGCCGATCACGCCAGCGCCGATCACGCCCAGACGTTTTGGAACCGCTTGGAATTCCAGGGCGCCGGTCGAATCAACGATCACGTTCTGGTCAACCGGAGCCGGTGGAATGTCGATTGGACGCGAACCTGGAGCCAGGATCACGTTCTCGGCTTCGATGATTTCGGTCGAACCGTCAGGCTTGGTGATTTCAACTTTCTTGCCGGCCAGCAGTTTGCCGTGGCCTTGCAGGGAAGTAACGCCGTTGGCCTTGAACAGGGTAGCAACGCCGGAAGTCAGGCCTTTAACGATGTTGGCCTTGCGGCCGACCATCGCTGGCACGTCCATGGTCACGCCAGCGTGGTTGATGCCGTGGATGGCAAAACCGTCTTGCGCTTCGTGGAATTTCCAGGAGCTGTCCAGCAGCGCCTTGGAAGGAATGCAGCCAACGTTCAGGCAAGTACCGCCCAGCGCCAGTTTGCCTTCCTTGTCGGTGTATTTTTCGATGCAAGCAGTCGAGAGGCCCAGTTGTGCGGCCTTGATGGCGGCAACGTAGCCGCCAGGGCCTGCGCCAATCACTACAACGTCAAATTTCTGCGACATGAAAAAAAATCCTCTTTAGCTAAAAGCTTCAAGCCGTGAGCCGCACTCCGGCCTGCCTCGCGGCAGACCGGGTGGTACGGCGCACCGCCGCTTTATCAGATATCCAGCAGCAGACGAGCCGGGTCTTCCAGCAGGTTCTTGATGGTCACCAGGAAAGTCACGGCTTCTTTACCATCGATCAGGCGGTGATCGTACGACAGCGCCAGGTACATCATCGGGCGGATAACCACTTGGCCGTTGATCGCCATAGGACGCTGCAGAATGTTGTGCATGCCCAGGATCGCAGCTTGTGGCGGGTTGACGATCGGAGTCGACATCATCGAACCGAAAGTACCACCGTTGGTGATGGTGAAGGTACCACCGGTCATCTCGTCGATGGTCAGTTTGCCGTCACGGGCTTTCTTGCCGAAGTTGGCGATGCCGCCTTCGATTTCAGCCAGGCTCATCAGCTCGGCGTTACGCAGAACCGGTACCACCAGGCCACGGTCGCTGGAGACGGCAACGCCGACGTCAGCATAACCGTGGTAAACGATGTCGCCGCCGTCGATGGAAGCGTTGACTGCCGGGAAGCGTTTCAGCGCTTCGGTGGCCGCTTTCACGAAGAACGACATGAAGCCCAGGCGTACGCCGTTGTGGGACTTCTCGAACAGGTCCTTGTACTTCGAACGCAGGGCCATGACTTCGGTCATGTCGACTTCGTTGAAAGTAGTCAGCATCGCCATGTTCGACTGTGCTTCAACCAGGCGCTTGGCCACGGTGGCACGCACGCGGGTCATCGGTACGCGCTTCTCGGTGCGGTCGCCAGCGGCGAACACAGGAGCAGCGGCAGCCGGGGCAGCAGCCTTGGCAGGCGCAGCAGCTGGAGCGTTTTTCTTGGCTTCAACGGCGGCAACCACGTCTTCCTTGGTCACACGGCCATCTTTGCCGGTGCCCTTGATGGACGCCAGGTTGATGCCGTTTTCGTCAGCCAGCTGACGCGCAGCCGGTGCAGCGATTGGATCTTCGCCACCCGCAGCCGGTGCAGCAGCTGGAGCTGCGGCAGCAGCCGGTGCCGCAGCGGCGGCAGGAGCAGGAGCAGCGGCAGCGGCACCGCCCTCTTCGATCGAGCCCAGTACCTGGTTCGACAGGACGGTAGCGCCTTCTTCGGCAACGATTGCGCCCAGCACGCCGTCAGCTTCAGCCAACACTTCGAGCACGACCTTGTCGGTTTCGATGTCGACGATCAGGTCGTCACGCTTGACGGCCTCGCCTGGTTTCTTGTGCCAGGTGGCAACGGTGCCATCGGCAACCGATTCCGGGAATGACGGGGCTTTGATTTCGATAGCCATTATCTGTGGGTCCTTAAAATTCGGTTTCAGTCAGCGCGAAGGCGTTAAACAGTGAAAGCATCTTGCAGCAGTTTTTCCTGCTGCTCGGCGTGCATCGACGCATAACCACACGCAGGTGCAGCGGAAGCATCACGACCGGCGTACTCCAGGCCCAGTGCCTGTTTGTGATTGCCGATGCTGCGACGCAGATGATGCTGGCTGCTGTACCACGCGCCCTGGTTCATCGGTTCTTCCTGACACCACACCACATTGGTGAGGTTGGTGTAAGGCGCGATGGCCTCCATCAGGTCGTCTTCCGGGAACGGGTAAAGCTGCTCGATCCGCACGATGGCGATGTCTTCGCGGCCTTCGGCACGGCGTTTTTCCAGCAAATCGTAGTAAACCTTGCCGCTGCACAGGATCAGGCGAGTGACCTTGGCCGCGTCGAGGGTATCGATTTCTGAAATAACGGTCTGGAACGAACCATCCGCCAGATCTTCCAGGGTCGAGATGGCCAATTTATGACGCAGCAGCGATTTCGGCGTCAGCACTACCAGCGGCTTGCGCAGCGGGCGGATCACCTGGCGACGTAGCAAGTGGTAGATCTGGGCCGGGGTAGTCGGCACGCACACCTGGATGTTGTGCTCGGCGCACAATTGCAGGTAACGCTCCAGACGGGCCGAGGAGTGCTCCGGACCCTGACCTTCATAACCGTGTGGCAGCAGCATGGTCAGACCGCACAGACGGCCCCACTTGTGCTCGCCGCTGGTGATGAACTGGTCGATAACCACCTGGGCACCGTTGGCGAAGTCGCCGAACTGGGCTTCCCAGATCACCAGCGCCTGAGGCGTGGTGGTCGAGTAACCGTATTCGAACGCCAGTACGGCTTCTTCGGACAGGAACGAATCGTACAGGTCGAAACGTGGCTGGCCTTCGTACAGGTTCTGCAACGGGATGTAGGTGCCCGCGTCTTTCTGGTTGTGCAACACAGCGTGACGGTGCGAGAACGTACCGCGGCCGATGTCCTGGCCGGTCATGCGGATCGGGTGACCTTCGAACGCCAGGGTCGCGTACGCCATGGTTTCAGCGTAACCCCAGTTGATCGGCAGGCCGCCGGCTTGCATCTTCTGACGGTCTTCGTAGATCTTCGCAACCTGGCGCTGTACGACGAAACCGTCTGGGATTTCCAGCAGCTTGGCCGACAGTTCCTGCAGGGTTTTCAGATCGAACGAGGTGTCGTGACGCGCAGTCCAGGCGTGGCCCAGGTACGGACGCCAGTCAACGAACAGCTCTTTGTTCGGCTCTTTAACCAGGCTTTTCACGACATGCAGGCCGTTGTCCAGCGCGTTGCGGTATTCATCGATCTTCGCCTGAACACGTGCATCGTCCACCACGCCGGCCTTGATCAGGCTATCGGCATACAGCTCGCGGGTGGTGCGCTGCTTGGTGATTTGCTGGTACATCAACGGTTGGGTGCCGCTAGGCTCATCCGCTTCGTTGTGACCGCGACGACGGTAGCAGACCAGGTCGATGACCACGTCACGCTTGAACTGCATGCGGTAATCGATGGCCAACTGGGTCACGAACAACACGGCTTCCGGATCATCACCATTCACATGGAGGATCGGCGCCTGGATCATCTTGGCAACGTCGGTCGCGTACTCGGTAGAGCGTGCGTCCAGCGGGTTGCTGATGGTGAAGCCCACCTGGTTG from Pseudomonas sp. NC02 encodes:
- the lpdA gene encoding dihydrolipoyl dehydrogenase, with protein sequence MSQKFDVVVIGAGPGGYVAAIKAAQLGLSTACIEKYTDKEGKLALGGTCLNVGCIPSKALLDSSWKFHEAQDGFAIHGINHAGVTMDVPAMVGRKANIVKGLTSGVATLFKANGVTSLQGHGKLLAGKKVEITKPDGSTEIIEAENVILAPGSRPIDIPPAPVDQNVIVDSTGALEFQAVPKRLGVIGAGVIGLELGSVWSRLGSEVTVLEALDTFLLAADTAVSKEALKTLTKQGLDIKLGARVTGSKVNGEEVVVTYTDKDGEQTITFDKLIVAVGRRPVTTDLLASDSGVNIDERGFIHVDDHCATTVPGVYAIGDVVRGMMLAHKASEEGIMVVERIKGHKTQMNYDLIPSVIYTHPEIAWVGKNEQQLKAEGVEVNVGTFPFAASGRAMAANDTGGFVKVIADAKTDRVLGVHVIGPGAAELVQQGAIGMEFGTSAEDIGMMVFSHPTLSEALHEAALAVNGHAIHIANKKKR
- the odhB gene encoding 2-oxoglutarate dehydrogenase complex dihydrolipoyllysine-residue succinyltransferase, which gives rise to MAIEIKAPSFPESVADGTVATWHKKPGEAVKRDDLIVDIETDKVVLEVLAEADGVLGAIVAEEGATVLSNQVLGSIEEGGAAAAAPAPAAAAAPAAAAAPAAAPAAGGEDPIAAPAARQLADENGINLASIKGTGKDGRVTKEDVVAAVEAKKNAPAAAPAKAAAPAAAAPVFAAGDRTEKRVPMTRVRATVAKRLVEAQSNMAMLTTFNEVDMTEVMALRSKYKDLFEKSHNGVRLGFMSFFVKAATEALKRFPAVNASIDGGDIVYHGYADVGVAVSSDRGLVVPVLRNAELMSLAEIEGGIANFGKKARDGKLTIDEMTGGTFTITNGGTFGSMMSTPIVNPPQAAILGMHNILQRPMAINGQVVIRPMMYLALSYDHRLIDGKEAVTFLVTIKNLLEDPARLLLDI
- a CDS encoding 2-oxoglutarate dehydrogenase E1 component, with protein sequence MQESVMQRMWNSGYLSGGNAAYVEELYELYLHDPNAVPEEWRTKFQTLSSDGNAATDVSHATIRDQFVLLAKNQRRAQPVSAASVSSEHEKKQVEVLRLIQAYRMRGHQAAQLDPLGLWQRPAPADLSINHYGLTNADLDTTFRAGDLFIGKEEASLREIHEALQQTYCRTIGAEFTHITDSEQRHWFQHRLEGVRGRPVLSADVKSHLLERVTAAEGLEKYLGTKYPGTKRFGLEGGESLIPMLDELIQRSGSYGTKEIVIGMAHRGRLNVLVNTFGKNPRELFDEFEGKKKVELGSGDVKYHQGFSSNVMTTGGEVHLAMAFNPSHLEIVSPVVEGSVRARQDRRNDSTGEKVLPISIHGDAAFAGQGVVLETFQMSQTRGFKTGGTVHIVINNQVGFTISNPLDARSTEYATDVAKMIQAPILHVNGDDPEAVLFVTQLAIDYRMQFKRDVVIDLVCYRRRGHNEADEPSGTQPLMYQQITKQRTTRELYADSLIKAGVVDDARVQAKIDEYRNALDNGLHVVKSLVKEPNKELFVDWRPYLGHAWTARHDTSFDLKTLQELSAKLLEIPDGFVVQRQVAKIYEDRQKMQAGGLPINWGYAETMAYATLAFEGHPIRMTGQDIGRGTFSHRHAVLHNQKDAGTYIPLQNLYEGQPRFDLYDSFLSEEAVLAFEYGYSTTTPQALVIWEAQFGDFANGAQVVIDQFITSGEHKWGRLCGLTMLLPHGYEGQGPEHSSARLERYLQLCAEHNIQVCVPTTPAQIYHLLRRQVIRPLRKPLVVLTPKSLLRHKLAISTLEDLADGSFQTVISEIDTLDAAKVTRLILCSGKVYYDLLEKRRAEGREDIAIVRIEQLYPFPEDDLMEAIAPYTNLTNVVWCQEEPMNQGAWYSSQHHLRRSIGNHKQALGLEYAGRDASAAPACGYASMHAEQQEKLLQDAFTV